In one Candidatus Paceibacterota bacterium genomic region, the following are encoded:
- the rpsB gene encoding 30S ribosomal protein S2, translating to MISIGVKELLDAGVHFGHQTRRWNPKMKPFIFDARNGIHIIDLSKTINQLEEACNFLGSTVAKGGKVLFVGTKKQAQQAIKLTAKESGQYYVTERWLGGTLTNFATIKRSIARLKEIEKMEADGTINQYVKQEQSVIRREAARLVKFFEGIQAMDKLPGAMFVVDIKRERNAVAEARRLKIPVVAVVDTNCDPDLVDYPVAGNDDAIRAVRLILAMVSQTVTQAQAEYETRYARRKTVEKVAEAVPEAGAEGAPASPVVAAPNAPTATTVPPA from the coding sequence GTGATTAGTATTGGAGTTAAGGAATTGTTGGATGCTGGGGTCCATTTCGGACATCAGACGCGGCGGTGGAATCCCAAGATGAAGCCGTTCATCTTTGATGCACGCAACGGGATTCACATTATTGATCTCAGCAAAACGATCAACCAACTGGAAGAGGCGTGCAACTTCCTCGGTTCCACGGTGGCCAAGGGCGGCAAGGTGCTCTTTGTGGGCACGAAGAAGCAGGCGCAACAGGCGATCAAGTTGACGGCCAAGGAAAGCGGGCAGTACTATGTGACCGAACGCTGGCTGGGAGGCACGCTGACGAATTTTGCCACCATCAAGCGCTCAATCGCGCGACTCAAGGAGATTGAGAAGATGGAGGCCGACGGCACCATTAACCAATACGTCAAACAGGAACAATCGGTGATCCGCCGGGAGGCAGCGCGGCTGGTCAAGTTCTTTGAGGGGATTCAAGCCATGGACAAGCTGCCGGGGGCGATGTTCGTGGTGGATATCAAGCGTGAGCGCAATGCGGTGGCGGAGGCGCGGCGCCTTAAGATTCCCGTCGTGGCGGTGGTGGATACCAACTGCGACCCGGACCTGGTGGATTATCCCGTTGCCGGCAACGATGATGCCATCCGCGCGGTGCGCTTGATTCTGGCAATGGTCTCCCAGACGGTCACGCAAGCGCAAGCGGAATACGAAACCAGGTACGCACGGCGCAAGACGGTCGAGAAGGTCGCGGAAGCGGTTCCGGAAGCGGGAGCAGAAGGGGCGCCAGCCAGTCCCGTTGTGGCAGCGCCGAACGCTCCGACGGCCACCACGGTTCCGCCTGCCTAG
- a CDS encoding trypsin-like peptidase domain-containing protein, translated as MSALVACGLSCALADTIQLKDKAAITGKVLAEKSDHIAVDIGYTVLVIPRNQVIKILRSDSPAPVPRSKRGSKSAVATAATDTADPKAGFYSTPAKPTPARTVLELVNQIGEAVVQVRTPGGLGSGFFLNEDGFLITNFHVIEGETQITVEVYHQKEGQLDRKTYKQVRIIALNKFADLALLRVEDKDAPKFRYVPLGSSDGLSVGERVFAIGSPLGLERTVTEGILSTKTREVGGLLYLQTTAQINPGNSGGPLFNLSGEVMGVTNMKVTAGEGLGFAIPVETVRYFLDHRDAFAYANDNPSNPYRYLEPPSRTRQTRVEE; from the coding sequence GTGTCAGCCCTTGTCGCGTGCGGTCTGTCCTGCGCCCTTGCGGACACCATCCAGTTGAAAGACAAAGCCGCGATCACCGGAAAGGTACTGGCGGAGAAGTCCGATCATATCGCCGTGGACATCGGTTATACCGTGTTGGTCATCCCGCGCAATCAAGTGATCAAGATATTGAGGAGCGACAGCCCGGCGCCTGTGCCCCGCTCCAAACGCGGGTCCAAGTCTGCCGTCGCCACCGCCGCCACGGATACTGCCGATCCCAAAGCCGGATTCTACTCCACCCCCGCCAAGCCTACTCCCGCCCGCACCGTGCTCGAACTAGTGAATCAAATCGGCGAAGCCGTGGTCCAGGTGCGCACGCCAGGCGGTCTCGGCTCCGGTTTCTTCCTCAACGAGGATGGCTTCCTGATCACCAACTTCCATGTTATCGAAGGCGAGACCCAGATTACCGTCGAGGTGTACCATCAGAAGGAGGGCCAACTCGATCGGAAGACTTATAAACAAGTGCGTATTATCGCCTTGAACAAATTCGCCGACCTGGCGTTGCTGCGGGTGGAGGACAAGGACGCGCCAAAGTTTCGCTACGTCCCCCTGGGCAGCTCCGATGGACTTTCGGTGGGCGAGCGGGTGTTCGCCATCGGCAGTCCATTGGGGTTGGAGCGCACCGTCACCGAGGGCATCCTCAGCACCAAGACCCGTGAAGTGGGCGGGCTGCTCTACCTGCAAACCACCGCGCAAATCAATCCCGGCAACAGTGGCGGGCCGCTGTTTAACTTGAGCGGGGAGGTAATGGGCGTGACGAACATGAAAGTCACTGCCGGCGAGGGGCTTGGCTTCGCCATCCCGGTCGAGACTGTCAGGTACTTTCTCGACCATCGCGACGCGTTCGCCTATGCCAACGACAATCCCAGCAATCCCTATCGCTATCTCGAACCACCCAGCCGCACCAGGCAAACGCGGGTGGAGGAGTAG
- the tsf gene encoding translation elongation factor Ts, protein MAEINAALVAKLRGMTGAGMMECKKALTEANGDLSKAVDILRKAGTVTAGKIAAREAREGVITQYIAPGGRVGLLVEVNCQTDFVARNEIFRGFADEVAKRLAADANANLEAEREATVAKIRENIKIPRHARMEVAGNGMVAAYIHTGAKVGVLVEVGAGKEETVAKDDFKQLVKDITLQIAAGHPYTVSREQVPADVLAKEKEIAAEQFKNKPPQAIAKIVDGKLEKFYQSYCLVDQGFVKKNSEISVKEHVGSVAKQLGDEITIRRFVRFQIGEAAA, encoded by the coding sequence ATGGCTGAAATCAATGCGGCCCTGGTGGCCAAGCTGCGCGGGATGACCGGCGCGGGGATGATGGAATGTAAGAAGGCCCTGACCGAGGCGAATGGCGACCTCAGCAAGGCGGTGGATATTCTGCGGAAGGCGGGAACGGTGACCGCCGGCAAGATTGCCGCGCGCGAGGCCCGGGAGGGCGTCATTACGCAGTACATAGCCCCGGGCGGCCGAGTCGGTTTGCTGGTGGAAGTGAACTGCCAGACGGATTTCGTCGCGCGCAACGAGATATTTCGCGGTTTTGCCGACGAAGTGGCCAAACGGCTCGCAGCCGATGCGAACGCAAACCTGGAAGCTGAACGCGAGGCGACAGTGGCGAAGATCCGCGAGAACATCAAGATCCCACGCCACGCGCGAATGGAAGTGGCCGGCAACGGCATGGTCGCCGCCTACATTCATACCGGTGCCAAGGTCGGTGTGCTGGTAGAAGTCGGCGCGGGCAAAGAGGAGACTGTGGCCAAGGACGATTTCAAGCAGCTTGTAAAGGACATCACGCTTCAGATTGCGGCCGGGCATCCCTATACGGTGTCACGCGAACAGGTGCCGGCAGATGTGCTCGCGAAGGAGAAAGAGATCGCGGCGGAACAGTTTAAGAACAAGCCGCCACAGGCCATTGCCAAGATCGTCGACGGCAAGCTGGAGAAGTTTTATCAATCCTACTGCTTGGTGGATCAGGGATTTGTGAAGAAGAACTCCGAAATCTCCGTCAAGGAGCACGTGGGTTCCGTCGCCAAGCAATTGGGTGACGAGATCACCATTCGCCGGTTCGTCCGGTTCCAGATTGGCGAGGCGGCAGCCTAG